TCCAACGAAAATGTTGTTGTAAAAGGATAATTATGATGGTAAACAGGTTAGCTAAACCGAGAGAAGGGATCGTTACACGTAAAATAATCAGTGTAAAGACCTTCCGTAGAAAAGATGGATGAGCGCCCATAGCTTTGAATAATCCAATCATAGGAATGTGTTTAAAAACAATGACAAGCAACAAAGCAAGCATATTTACAAAAACAACAATCGACATCAAAATGAGCAAAATATTAACATTGGTATCCAATGCTGAAAGCCAGTCAAAAAACTGAGCATGCTTTTCTCTCACATCTTCTAACTGAAGATCGTAAGGAATAACAGCGTTTATTTTTTCCTTCATTTCGTCCATTGTCTTAAAGTTTTTCAATAAAATTTCAATTCCTGAAACAAGAGAGTCATGCCATTTATTAAGTCGTTGTAACTGTCGCATATCGCAAAAACCAATGTAACGATCGAAATCTTCAAATCCAGTATGAAAAATACCAACTAACCTGAACCTTCTTCCTCTAGGTGTATTATCGCCTGGAACTTGAAAATAAACTCTTACTGGACTATCTATGTCTAGACGTAATTTTTGACAAATGGTTTTTGATAGCATAATTTCGTTAGAGAGGGAATCCTTACGAAAATTTGGAATTTGACCTTTGAATAGATTTTTTTCGAAAAAAGACCAATCATATTGTACACTAATACCTTTAAAGATGATTCCCCAAAGTGACGAATCGGTTTTGATAACACCACTTTTGACGACAAAAGGAGCAGCGTACTTAATTTCTTGCATTTTTCTGATTGTTTCCATATCTATCCTGTACAATGAAAGGGGAGGGTTTTCGTCAACATAACTTGTAGATGCAGCAACAATGGTGAAATGACTGGAAAAACCAGATATTTTGTGAATAATTTCCTGCTTAAAACCACGAATGATAGCAAATGAGAAAAGAAGTACTGTCGTGCCGAGCCAGACAGAGACAAATGTCATCCAAAATACTACAGACAAGTTTCCTTTTCGTAATACGAATGAAAAATACGCGGCTACCTTATCCGACAGTTTTAACATGTCAATGTTTGAACAAATTTACGGTGAAAATTTAGTAGTTATTTTTTCTTAATAAAATTACCATCAAATCATCAACCCAGATATGTTCTTTTTCATTTAGGGAATATGCATATATAGCAAGGCGAGGTATATCGACAGGTGTTTCGACGAAAGCTGCTATTTCAAACCAATTTCGATTGATTTTCAGGGCATTTTTTCTTTGATAATAAAAAAGTTCGGGGTTTTGATAGGCTTGAACGACCAAGATAAGATTTCGTGAAGATGTACTTTTTAATGTAACAAACAAAATGTCCCCCTGTTTAACACTGTCTATC
This genomic interval from Bacteroidales bacterium contains the following:
- a CDS encoding ABC transporter permease, whose protein sequence is MLKLSDKVAAYFSFVLRKGNLSVVFWMTFVSVWLGTTVLLFSFAIIRGFKQEIIHKISGFSSHFTIVAASTSYVDENPPLSLYRIDMETIRKMQEIKYAAPFVVKSGVIKTDSSLWGIIFKGISVQYDWSFFEKNLFKGQIPNFRKDSLSNEIMLSKTICQKLRLDIDSPVRVYFQVPGDNTPRGRRFRLVGIFHTGFEDFDRYIGFCDMRQLQRLNKWHDSLVSGIEILLKNFKTMDEMKEKINAVIPYDLQLEDVREKHAQFFDWLSALDTNVNILLILMSIVVFVNMLALLLVIVFKHIPMIGLFKAMGAHPSFLRKVFTLIILRVTIPSLGLANLFTIIIILLQQHFRWIPLNEEMYYLDYVPMIWQLDYFVFVNLLIMFVVLLCLILPLQIIRGISPSKALTYR